AGAAGGTTATCGGGAATATAAGAGTGACTCAGCTATCTGTGCTACTTGTCCACTTCTATCAATTTGTACAGAAAGCAAGAACAAGCAGAAAGTGGTAACTCGACACATTTGGAAAGAGGCTTTAGAAAGCTGTGAAGAGATTCGGCACAGGAAAGGTATGAAGGAGCTCTACCAGAAGCGGAAAGAAACCATTGAACGCCTCTTTGGGACAGCCAAAGAGTACCACAATCTTCGTTACACAAGAGAGAAAGGCAAGTCCAAAATGGAGGATAAGGTTGGACTGACTTTGGCGTGTTTAAATCTCAAGAAATTGGTAAAAATGAGGGCAGGGAAGCCTTTTTATTTTGTCCAAATAGCCACTATTCTGGCAAAAAGACGGACTATCAGACCAATAAACAGAAAAAGACAAACATCAAGCGAGATGTTTGTCTTCATTCTGAAACACTCTTGGAAATTCCAAGAGTGTTTTTGCATGCAAAAAATCCCGACCACATGGTCAGGATTTTCAGGAGATTATGAAAAATATTTAGGATTGACTATAGTATAACCTAATCTCATCCTTCTCTCATCAGTCTTAGGACTGATTCTCTTCTTTTTTTGCAAAATAATCTCGGACAATTGGCGCAACTTCTTTTCCGTAGAGTTCAATGGCACGGAGGACATCCTCGTATGGCATGGAGCCGATTGGGAGATGGAGGAAGAAACGGTCCAAGTCAAGTGTTTCAATAGTCTTGATAATTTTTTCAGCGACTCGTTTTGGATCTCCGACGATGGTTGCTCCTTCGTCTGTCAGAGAGTAGAGATATTGCGCCTTGGTCATCTCACTCCAATGTGGGCGGTCTTTGGCAATATTGTCCGTAATTACTTTGGTTGGATGATAGTATTCTTCCACAGCCTTGTCATGGTCGTCTGCAATCCAACCCCAAGAATGAGCTGCAACCTTTGTTTTCTTCGGATCGTGACCTGAGTTACGAGCAACCTTACGATAGGCATCGACTAAAGGTTTAAAGCGATGGGCACCTGCACCAATGACTGCATACACGATTGGCAGGCCTTTCTTAGCAATTTTGATGGTGGACTCTACATTGCCCCCAGTTGCCACCCAAATGGGAAAATCTTCTTGTACAGGACGCGGATAAACAGGCTTGTTATCGACAGACTGAGTAAAATGTCCATCCCACTTGAGATTGGTTTCCTTGTCGATTTCCAAAAGCATATCCAGCTTCTCATCGAACAACTCCTCATAGTCGGCCAAGTCATAGCCAAACAAGGGGAAGGACTCCGTAAAGGAACCACGACCCGCCATGATTTCCGCTCTGCCATTTGACAAAGCATCAATGGTGGTATATTGCTGATAAAGCCTTACAGGGTCCATGGAGGAAAGGATTGAAACTGCTGATGTTAGTTTGATATGCTTGGTATTGACGGCACCAGCTGCCAACACAATCTCAGGTGCAGAAACCGCAAAATCTTCGCGATGATGTTCCCCAATCCCATAGACATCCAGACCCACTGCATCTGCTAGCTCAATTTCTTTGACCAGCTGCTGAATCCGCTCAGCGTGACTGTATGGCATACCTGTCTTTTCAAGAGGGGTTGTTTCTCCAAATGTTGAAATACCTAATTCTACCATGATGTGTTCTCCTTTAAAATCACTATTTCTTAATTGATGCGTTTATTTTATCTCTAATTAGTGATAAAGTCAATCGATTTGCTCAAAATAATAAAACGACTAGGAAAACCTAATCGTTTTACATCTTATTCGTAACGTAAGGCCTCAATCGGATCCAACTTAGAAGCCTTGCTGGCTGGTAGAACACCAAAGACAATACCAATTACTGCTGAGAAGACTAAACTTCCTAGAACAGCCGGAAGGGAAATTTCAGCCGTCATATTTGGTCCCATGGCTTTGGTGGTATTGAGAATAAATACAATTGTTTGAGCAATCATCAATCCAATAGCGCCACCCAAGGTAGTCAATACCATGGCTTCAATCAAGAACTGCATAAGGATATTCCCACGAGTTGCTCCTAGAGCTTTACGAAGACCGATTTCACGGGTCCGCTCAGTAACAGATACCAGCATAATGTTCATAACACCGATACCACCTACAAGAAGTGAAATTCCTGCAACGGAACCGATAAACATGGTAACCCCTGCCATTTCAGTCCTATAGGTATCCAACATAGCGGACATGTCATAGATGTCATAGCGAGCTTCCTTCAGACCTGTAATATTGGTCAAATAGGCAGCTGCAGCCTGTCCAACCTCAGCAGCTCTGCTCAGATCTTCCACATGAACATACAGACCACTATTTTCTTTAGTCCCCATTTCAGCAGCCAGCTGTGTATTGGTCATAATGGCATTTCCTCCAGAGTTGAATCCATAGAGGGAAGTACCTGCTTTGGGATCTTTGTAAACACCAACTACAAGGTAAGAATTGGCATTGACACTCACTACTTGGTTGAGTGCCGATTCTTGTGAACCGAAGAGTTTCTCTGCCAGAGCTACATCCAACATGATAATACGGGAAAATTGGCTGTAATCGTTAGCTGTGAAACGACGACCAGTCAAGATTTCTAATTCCTTTATGTCAAAATAGGGTTGACTAACGCCAGTAATAAAGACATTATCAGCTTGCGTATTTCCTGCTGCTACAGTCGAGGTGCTTGAAGAACTAATATAGTAGCCGCTAAGCCCATCGATTTCCAAAAGTCCCTTTAACATAGCATCTGTCAAATCAGGTTCTTCTTCCATGGATAGCTCACCACCACCAACGCTTCCAAGCATCCCCATTGAAGCAGCACCTTCTGAAGCTACATAAGGCGTAAAATAGACCTGAACATTATTCTGATCGCCTGCCAAGGCCTTTTCGAATCTCTTAGACACCCCAGTCCCTAAAGCTACAATGATAACAACTGAAGCCACACCGATGATAATACCTAACATGGTCAAGAGAGAACGCATTTTGTGGGCTAGGATAGATTTTAGGGCAAATTTCCAGTTTTCCATCTACACATCCTCCCTTCGACTATCTTCGGTAATAATGCCATCGCGTAGGACAATTTTACGTTTGGCATAGGCAGCAATCTCAGGCTCGTGTGTAACCATAATAATGGTCTTACCTTCATTATTCAACTCTGTCAAGAGTTCCATGATTTGCTCACCTGTTTTAGTATCCAAGGCTCCAGTAGGCTCATCCGCCAGAATAATAGCTGGTGTATTGACCAAGGCACGTGCAATGGCCACCCGCTGTTTCTGTCCACCTGATAATTCTGACGGTAGGTGGGTCATCCGTTCCGCCAATTCGACTTTTTCTAAGTATCGCTTGGCTAATTTTTTCCGTTGATTGGCTGGAACCCCTGCATAAATCAAAGGTAACTCAACATTTTGAAGGGCATTGAGTTTAGAGAGTAAGAAGAATTGTTGGAAGACAAAACCGATCTGGTCATTACGAACGGAAGCTAATTTCTTCTCAGACAGTTGACTGACTTCTTCTCCCTCCAACCAATAGTTTCCTGTTGTAGACCGATCCAAAAGCCCGATAATATTCATCAGGGTGGATTTCCCTGAACCAGATGGTCCCATTATAGCAAGAAACTCACCTTCTTCCACCTCTAAATCGATATCTTTGAGGACACGAAGTTCTTGGTCACCATTTTTATAGGATTTATTTATATTGGTTAATCTAATTAGCTGGTTCTTCATAGGCTTCAACCTCTTTTCCTTCTTCAAGGTCTGGAGTTGGAATGGTGATGACCTGATCTCCTACTGCAATACCGGCGGTCACCTCTTGGTTGAGAGCATCAGCATTTCCCAACGTTACTTCCACTTTTTTAGCTTTCCCTTCAACAATGGTCCATACAAAGTTTTTTTCGCCTTCTGGCACAACTGCTGTTACTGGAATTAAAATATGGTTGGTAGTATTGACCACTTCAATATTGACAGTGAAACCTTGTTTCAATTCACCCAATTCACTAGTCAAGGCAGCTTTAAAAGGATACTTGGCACCTGAACCACCACCTGCACCTGCTACTGCACTTGTAGCTTGTTCTGTCGATGGATAGTTAGAAATGTAGGTAATCTTACCAGTCCATGTCTTATCTGGATAAACCTTACTGGTCAATTTTACTTCTTGGTCAACTGCAATGTTAGCCAAATCATACTCCGTTAAATTACCTGTAACTTGTAGGCTACCTTGGTTAACGATATGAACAACGGTCTGGCTAGTTGTCGAGCTTTTGGCAACCGATTTATTGACCTCAACCACTGTACCTGCGACAGTGCTGTAAATAGTTGCTTCTGTCAATGCTGTATAGGCCTTGTCCACAGCTGCTTGGGCATCAGCATAGGAATCATTCAAATCTGCTAATTGAGAATCTACGGAGCGTTGCGCTGCTGCAGTGGCTGCTTCATCAGCCACCGCGTCACCTGTTTCTTGAACAGTTTGACCATTATTTTTCAAATCGTAAATCTGACGCCCAATCTTATCCCGACCTCGCACAGCTGTATCTAGGGCTGCCTGTAATTCTGTCGCATCATAACTAACCAAAGGAGTTCCGACTTCTACTTGAGTGCCTGGCTCAACCAAGACCTCACTCAAATCACCCTTGGACGCATCATAGTAAACATACTGTTCTTCCGCAGCTGAGATGGTTCCTGTCAAGAGGGTAGATGAAGCAATTGATCCCTCTTTAGCTACTGTATAGGTCAAACTGGTCGCAACTTGCTCTGTGGAAGTTGGTGAGGAACCACCTAATACACCTCCAAATACTAAGGCACCACCAATTAAGGCAATAGCCGCAACACCGAGACCACTAAACAAAGCAATTTTAGCCTTCTTTGTCTTTAACATATGATACTCCTTTTCTAATTCAAAACATATTTATTTTGTATTGTCTTTATAATACACGAATACACGTTTTTTTGCAAGTGTTTTCTTAATCATTTTACAAAAAGTTCGGTATTTTTCCTACTTACATTTTTGTAAGAGAACGTAGCGGATTTTTGATTGATAATTAAAAAAACGATAGAATGAAGATAATGATCATTTAGAGGAGAAAAACTCATGAAAGAATTTGATATTATTGCCATTGGTGGAGGTAGCGGCGGTATTGCTACTATGAACCGTGCTGCTATCTATGGGGCTAAGGCTGCTGTGATCGAAGGGAGCCATCTTGGCGGAACCTGTGTTAACCTTGGCTGTGTTCCTAAAAAAATCATGTGGTACGGCTCTCAAGTGGCAGAAGCCATTCATCACTATGGACCAGAGTATGGTTTTACCAGCCAGGATGTAACATTTGATTTTGCTACCTTGCGAAAAAACCGTGAAGCCTATATCGAACGTTCTCGTACTTCTTATGGCAATACTTTTAACAATAATGGTGTACAAGTAATCAAAGGTTTTGCCAAGTTTGTCGATGCTCAAACGGTGGAAGTCAATGGTGAGCTCATTCGTGCCAAACACATCGTCATTGCAACTGGTGCTAAGCCTGCTGTGCCAAACATTCCAGGAAGTGAACTAGGCATTGTATCTGATGATGTCTTTGTCTGGGAAGAATTACCTACTTCTGTGGCAGTTATTGGAGCCGGCTATATCGCTGTGGAAATGGCTGGACTTCTCCACGGATTAGGTGTCCAAACTGACCTCTTTGTTCGTGGCAATCGACCTCTTCGCAACTTCGATAGCTATATCATCCAAGCTCTTATGGAAGAAATGGAGCGGACCAATCTTCCTCTCCATACAGGAAAAACACCGGTCAGCCTTGAAAAAACAGAGGACGGTCTTATTCAAATTAACTTTGAAGATGGAAGTAGCCATACTGCCCAAGAGGTTCTCTGGGCAATTGGTCGTAAACCAAATGTGAAGCAGCTCAATCTTGAAGCAGCTGGTGTGCAACTAACACCGTCTGGCCATATCGCTGTGGATGAATACCAAGAAACTGGTGTCCCTGGCATCTATGCTCTTGGTGATGTGACAGGTGAAAAAGAGTTGACACCCGTAGCCATCAAGGCTGGTCGCTTATTGGCAGAACGCCTCTTCAACAATAAACCGAATGCAAAAATGGATTATACAAACATTCCTACTGTTGTTTTTTCTCATCCTGCTATCGGAACAGTTGGCTTAACCGAAGAAGAAGCCATCGCCCAATACGGTCAAGAACAGGTAAAAGTCTATACTTCAGCCTTTACTTCCATGTACACAGCTCTAGCAAACAATCGCCAAATGGCTAAGTTTAAGTTGGTCACAGTTGGCGAGAATGAACAGGTCGTCGGTTTACACGGAATTGGCTATGGTGTCGATGAAATGATCCAAGGTTTCTCCGTTGCCATTAAGATGGGAGCAAGCAAGGAAGAATTTGATGCCGTTGTGGCCATCCATCCGACTGGCTCAGAAGAATTCGTTACCATGCGTTAATACTCTTCGAAAATCAAAAGCAAACGTTGTTGACTTGATTTGATGAACTTCAGTTCTATCTGCATCTGCGTCGCCTAGTCTGCTTTTGATTTTCATTGAGTATAAGAAAAAAAGGCCAGACAAGTGTAGGTAAGTACACTGTCCGGCTTTTTCTTATGGTAAAATAGCTATGGCACGCACTGGCGACCCCGAGGCCTTTTCCCAATGTGGAAAGGCAATAGAAATCAAGGCTCCTGTTGCTGGCACCTGGTCCAAATTATTCAAGACTTCCAACTGATAAATGTCTTTGGACAAGAGATAGTATTCTTCTAGCAAGCTTCCACCATGCTTAGCGGCAGATAAACCTGAATCCGTATCCAGCGTTTCGTGTCCAACGGCCTTTACCTTACGCACTTCAATCAAGTATTGCAAGGCCTCATGGCTCCAACCTGGTGTATGCTGTACCCCTTGGTCATCCAAGTTTCGCACAGCATCCTGACTTGGCCAACGTTTTGACCAATCCGAACGAAAAGCAACAAAAGATTCAGGTGCAATTGGACCATGCTCAGCCTCAAAATCCAAAATATCCTGTTTAGTAATCTCATAGTCATTATTGGCAGCAACCGCGTCTGACTTATCAATCACATAAAGGGGCAAGAGCAGGTCTTTCAAGTCAATCTCATCTAAATAGCGAGCCCCTTCTACAAAGTGAATAGGCGGATCGATATGGGTACCGTACTGACCTACAACTGTAAATTGTTCGACAAAAAATCCGTCTTTGTGAGTAAACAAGGCCTTTTTCTCCAAGGCTGGAAGAGCTGGAAAATGCGGGCTATACTCATTGATTTGATGGGTCAAGTCCACCCATGTTTTTGATTTAAGAGTACGGTAAATTTCAAGTAGTTCTGACATGGCAATTCTCGCTTTCTTTTTCTTATCATTCTAGCACGAAATGACTAAGCCTACTAATATATATTTTTTATCCCCAGCTATAAATAAAAACTATAAGACTGTGACAGCAGATAGAAGAAGCATTGACTTTCACGACTAGAATGTCTATAATTTTGTTAACCTAAAAAAATATAAAGGATAACAAAATGACAAACCATTCTACGAAATCTCTTGTTTACATCGCTATCGGAACAGCTATCATTGCTGCCCTGTCACAAGTCAGCCTGTCTATCGGGCCTGTTCCCTTT
The nucleotide sequence above comes from Streptococcus sp. 29887. Encoded proteins:
- a CDS encoding LLM class flavin-dependent oxidoreductase → MVELGISTFGETTPLEKTGMPYSHAERIQQLVKEIELADAVGLDVYGIGEHHREDFAVSAPEIVLAAGAVNTKHIKLTSAVSILSSMDPVRLYQQYTTIDALSNGRAEIMAGRGSFTESFPLFGYDLADYEELFDEKLDMLLEIDKETNLKWDGHFTQSVDNKPVYPRPVQEDFPIWVATGGNVESTIKIAKKGLPIVYAVIGAGAHRFKPLVDAYRKVARNSGHDPKKTKVAAHSWGWIADDHDKAVEEYYHPTKVITDNIAKDRPHWSEMTKAQYLYSLTDEGATIVGDPKRVAEKIIKTIETLDLDRFFLHLPIGSMPYEDVLRAIELYGKEVAPIVRDYFAKKEENQS
- a CDS encoding ABC transporter permease — protein: MENWKFALKSILAHKMRSLLTMLGIIIGVASVVIIVALGTGVSKRFEKALAGDQNNVQVYFTPYVASEGAASMGMLGSVGGGELSMEEEPDLTDAMLKGLLEIDGLSGYYISSSSTSTVAAGNTQADNVFITGVSQPYFDIKELEILTGRRFTANDYSQFSRIIMLDVALAEKLFGSQESALNQVVSVNANSYLVVGVYKDPKAGTSLYGFNSGGNAIMTNTQLAAEMGTKENSGLYVHVEDLSRAAEVGQAAAAYLTNITGLKEARYDIYDMSAMLDTYRTEMAGVTMFIGSVAGISLLVGGIGVMNIMLVSVTERTREIGLRKALGATRGNILMQFLIEAMVLTTLGGAIGLMIAQTIVFILNTTKAMGPNMTAEISLPAVLGSLVFSAVIGIVFGVLPASKASKLDPIEALRYE
- a CDS encoding ABC transporter ATP-binding protein, whose product is MKNQLIRLTNINKSYKNGDQELRVLKDIDLEVEEGEFLAIMGPSGSGKSTLMNIIGLLDRSTTGNYWLEGEEVSQLSEKKLASVRNDQIGFVFQQFFLLSKLNALQNVELPLIYAGVPANQRKKLAKRYLEKVELAERMTHLPSELSGGQKQRVAIARALVNTPAIILADEPTGALDTKTGEQIMELLTELNNEGKTIIMVTHEPEIAAYAKRKIVLRDGIITEDSRREDV
- a CDS encoding efflux RND transporter periplasmic adaptor subunit, giving the protein MLKTKKAKIALFSGLGVAAIALIGGALVFGGVLGGSSPTSTEQVATSLTYTVAKEGSIASSTLLTGTISAAEEQYVYYDASKGDLSEVLVEPGTQVEVGTPLVSYDATELQAALDTAVRGRDKIGRQIYDLKNNGQTVQETGDAVADEAATAAAQRSVDSQLADLNDSYADAQAAVDKAYTALTEATIYSTVAGTVVEVNKSVAKSSTTSQTVVHIVNQGSLQVTGNLTEYDLANIAVDQEVKLTSKVYPDKTWTGKITYISNYPSTEQATSAVAGAGGGSGAKYPFKAALTSELGELKQGFTVNIEVVNTTNHILIPVTAVVPEGEKNFVWTIVEGKAKKVEVTLGNADALNQEVTAGIAVGDQVITIPTPDLEEGKEVEAYEEPAN
- the gorA gene encoding glutathione-disulfide reductase, translating into MKEFDIIAIGGGSGGIATMNRAAIYGAKAAVIEGSHLGGTCVNLGCVPKKIMWYGSQVAEAIHHYGPEYGFTSQDVTFDFATLRKNREAYIERSRTSYGNTFNNNGVQVIKGFAKFVDAQTVEVNGELIRAKHIVIATGAKPAVPNIPGSELGIVSDDVFVWEELPTSVAVIGAGYIAVEMAGLLHGLGVQTDLFVRGNRPLRNFDSYIIQALMEEMERTNLPLHTGKTPVSLEKTEDGLIQINFEDGSSHTAQEVLWAIGRKPNVKQLNLEAAGVQLTPSGHIAVDEYQETGVPGIYALGDVTGEKELTPVAIKAGRLLAERLFNNKPNAKMDYTNIPTVVFSHPAIGTVGLTEEEAIAQYGQEQVKVYTSAFTSMYTALANNRQMAKFKLVTVGENEQVVGLHGIGYGVDEMIQGFSVAIKMGASKEEFDAVVAIHPTGSEEFVTMR
- a CDS encoding cyclase family protein, producing MSELLEIYRTLKSKTWVDLTHQINEYSPHFPALPALEKKALFTHKDGFFVEQFTVVGQYGTHIDPPIHFVEGARYLDEIDLKDLLLPLYVIDKSDAVAANNDYEITKQDILDFEAEHGPIAPESFVAFRSDWSKRWPSQDAVRNLDDQGVQHTPGWSHEALQYLIEVRKVKAVGHETLDTDSGLSAAKHGGSLLEEYYLLSKDIYQLEVLNNLDQVPATGALISIAFPHWEKASGSPVRAIAILP